The bacterium DNA window AGCATTATAATTTAAAAACCGAAGAGTCTTATATCAATTGGATTAAGCGGTTTATATTCTTTCATAATAAAAAATCCCTGTTGATTTTCAGGTTATGTCGCTTTATAAGAGGTATAAAGTAATTGGAAAAATATGGAAAAATATGTATAATATGAGTAATTATAAAATCAAGCAAAATAGATTCGGTAATTTAAAGAGCAATGATTGATTATTTTATTAGCATGTTTAGTTTTATGTTATGTGTTTATCGTTTTCCAATGAAGTTTTTATAAATGATTTTTCCCCAACTTTAATCTTTGTATAGTTATTTTTATTTATAAATTGAAATCTAACAGGGTAAAGAGATACTGAATGACTGATATTAACTTTAAAGAAAAAGCAACCCTGATTTGGTCGGTGGCCGACCTGCTGCGCGGTGATTACAAACAATCCGATTACGGCAAAGTAATTTTACCAATGACGGTTCTCAGACGTTTGGATTGTGTTCTCGCCCCGACCAAACAAAAAGTACTCGATTACCTGTATAGAGTTGAAAAACTATCCGACAGCGCAAAAGATTTAACGCTAAATAAAA harbors:
- a CDS encoding phage integrase N-terminal SAM-like domain-containing protein, with translation MITEINNPRLLDQIRQFIRIKHYNLKTEESYINWIKRFIFFHNKKSLLIFRLCRFIRGIK